In Candidatus Eisenbacteria bacterium, the DNA window ACATGACCGCCATCACCGGGCAGAAGCCGGCGATCCGCCGCGCCAAGAAGTCGATCTCGAACTTCAAGCTGCGCGCGGGCCAGCCCGTGGGCTGCATGGTGACCATGCGCGGCGCGCGCATGTGGGAATTCTACGACCGGCTGACCAACGTCGCCATCCCGCGAATCCGCGACTTCCGCGGCGTGCCGTCGAAGTCGTTCGACGGGCGCGGGAACTACACGCTGGGCATCGCCGAGCAGGTTATTTTCCCGGAGATCAACTACGACCGGGTCGAGAAGGTCCGCGGGATGGACGTGACCATCGTGACGACCGCCCGCACCGACGAGGAAGGGATGGAGCTGCTCAAGCTCATGAACATGCCCTTCCGTAAAGCGTAAGGGAGCCGGGCGCATGGCCAAGAAGTGCCTCATCGAGCAGTGGAAGCACCACCGCGTGAAGTTCGACGTGCGTCACCGCAACCGGTGCCACCGCTGCGGGCGTCCGCGCGGCTACCTTCGGAAATTTGGACTGTGCCGCATCTGCTTCCGGGAACTCGCCCTGTTCGGGCAGATCCCGGGCGTGGTCAAGGCCAGCTGGTAGGGGGAAGAAATGGCGACGACCGATCCCGTTTCCGACTTTCTGACCAGCGTTCGGAACGCGTGCCGCGCAAAGCACCGGCGCGTGGACGTGCCCGCCTCGCGCATGAAGCAGGCGCTGGCCGAGCTGCTGGTCCGGGAGCATTTCATCAGTCACTTCAAGCCGGTGGGCGAGGCGAAGAAGCCCTCGCTGCGCCTGTACCTCAAGTACGACGAAGAGGACAACAGCGTGATCCAGGGCCTGCGGCGGGTGTCGTCGCCGGGCCGGCGGGTCTACGTGAACAAGGACAAGCTGCCCCGCGTGATGGGCGGCATGGGCACCTGCGTGGTGTCCACATCGTCCGGCATCCTCTCCGACAAGGAGGCCCGCGCGAAGGGCCTCGGCGGAGAGGTTGTTTGTTACGTCTGGTAGCGCCTTCGGGTCTGTGAGGAGCGCATGTCGCGAGTAGGCAAGATGATCATCCCCCTTCCGAAGGGCGTGACCGTGACCGCCGACGGCGGTGAGGTCCGCGTGAAGGGGCCCAAAGGCGAGCTGGCGCGCCCGGTCCTGGACGACACCCGCGTGGTGATCGAGGGGGCGCAGGCGCGTGTCGAGCTCCACGAGAGCGCGCCGCGCGGCGCCGATGCGCGCCACGGCACCATGCGGGCCAACCTGGCCAACATGGTCCACGGCGTGACCGAAGGCTTCAGCCGCACGCTGGAGATCAACGGCGTGGGCTACCGCGCGGCGATGGACGGGAAGCGCAAGCTGGTGCTCCAGCTGGGCTATTCCCACCCCATCAACTTCGAGCTTCCGGAGGGTGTGGAGGCCGCGGTGGAGGGGAACAACCGGATCGTGCTCCGGAGCATCAACAAGGAGCTGCTGGGCCAGACCGCGGCCAACGTCCGCGGTTTCCGTCCTCCCGAGCCCTACAAGGGCAAGGGCATCAAGTACGAGGGCGAGCACATCATCCGCAAGGCCGGCAAGACCGCCGGTTCGAGCTAGGACGCCCGGAATCCAGGCGCCCGGCCCCGCCCTTGGAAACGGCGGGCCGTGGGGGCGCGGGG includes these proteins:
- the rplE gene encoding 50S ribosomal protein L5, which translates into the protein MAKKEQEQPKGGKPGKGGKPDAKAAKPAKAGKDASPKGGGVIEVGPPPRLKKIYETDVLPALMKRFQYTSTMQAPRLVKIVVNMGVGDALQNIKMLDAAVGDMTAITGQKPAIRRAKKSISNFKLRAGQPVGCMVTMRGARMWEFYDRLTNVAIPRIRDFRGVPSKSFDGRGNYTLGIAEQVIFPEINYDRVEKVRGMDVTIVTTARTDEEGMELLKLMNMPFRKA
- a CDS encoding type Z 30S ribosomal protein S14: MAKKCLIEQWKHHRVKFDVRHRNRCHRCGRPRGYLRKFGLCRICFRELALFGQIPGVVKASW
- the rpsH gene encoding 30S ribosomal protein S8 produces the protein MATTDPVSDFLTSVRNACRAKHRRVDVPASRMKQALAELLVREHFISHFKPVGEAKKPSLRLYLKYDEEDNSVIQGLRRVSSPGRRVYVNKDKLPRVMGGMGTCVVSTSSGILSDKEARAKGLGGEVVCYVW
- the rplF gene encoding 50S ribosomal protein L6, producing the protein MSRVGKMIIPLPKGVTVTADGGEVRVKGPKGELARPVLDDTRVVIEGAQARVELHESAPRGADARHGTMRANLANMVHGVTEGFSRTLEINGVGYRAAMDGKRKLVLQLGYSHPINFELPEGVEAAVEGNNRIVLRSINKELLGQTAANVRGFRPPEPYKGKGIKYEGEHIIRKAGKTAGSS